In Cicer arietinum cultivar CDC Frontier isolate Library 1 chromosome 7, Cicar.CDCFrontier_v2.0, whole genome shotgun sequence, the genomic window AATAGTTCTGAGTCTGTTATAAAGGTATATCAATACAACCTGTCATAATGAAAAATTGTATCCCTTAcccttattttcattttcatttccaTAATTAGTTGAACTCATCGTTTCAATTCTTCAATCTCAACTAAATCTTTGGAGAAATGCGCCATGTTCTTGTTTCTGGAAGACCAATGAACAATTCAGTCTCCACATCTGATCTTGGACTACTTTCTGCAAAGGGTTCGTGTAAATTTTCTCTTTCATCCTTTTTTGCTGGTTGGGAAAACTTATCATACTGCAACCACATTTTGATTTTCAATGAATATGAGGCTTTTTCAAAGAAGTTGACATAgtgatagagatagagataaaaaaaattaattttctctttaCATTAACCGTCTCTAACACATAACGACAAAATTAAAGACgaatttaatcttttttatgAACTATTTCTAGTAGTTTCATGATATCTATGAATCTGATACAAATGAGATAATAAAGGGGGAAAAATTAATTCAAGATTGAAAATAAATTCACCTTTTCAGAGAGCCTGATATTCTcagcaattagggttttttccTGAATTGAATTCAGAACAGTTTAGTTAGAATATTTTTCCTGTAACTTATGAAGCTTTTTTCTTTCCTTAGCATGTATACTGTATGCATCAATAATGATATATAtcaaaaagtaaattaattacCACAAACTCTTAGATATAGGATGAATTGATAATTGCTTTAGTTAGACAACATTTCAAGTTCACATTAGGTCACAACTGTATAATAGTctaattttgacaatttttttttgctaCAAATGTTATAACAAATTTACAGAATTGTAATCTAATATGCAATATTGACACactgaaaataattttagaaaataaaagtaaCTGAATCTAATCACATATATGTCGTATCAATGTCGAACACCAACAAGTGCTGGATACTGATTACTGAATAAACAAGTtcaatctaaaatatttatgttacaTAAATTGTAATGAAGTGGTGgacaatttgattttataatttaaaatataggaAAGAGAGTAACATTATCTATACTAATtactaattactaatattttccatgtatgtatatatataaaaagcaTATGCAATATGACATTCATGTAAACTAAACCACcttgttaaatatataaatagctTACTTTTTCTTTTAGCTGCTCAATTTGTTCCCTGAAAATCTGATTCTGAAAAATAGAAAGTTCagatttaaaaatttgtataatatttgaaaatgaaaattatataagCTAGTTGTGTTGCCATGCTAACCTTTTTTGTTCGAATACTGCTTATACTTCTCTCCAATTGTTGCTCTATCTTTTGTAGTTCATCAAGGGAACAAGACCCTAAACCTTGTCCTAAGAGTTTCCTAAGGGAATCAAATTACAAATGCaacatattattttcattataagAAAGGGAAATTATATCttgaatgtaaaaaaatttattaacatgaATAGATATTTTAAGATCTTTAACCGTTTTGAAGCCTCAAGAAGGTCAATCTTCTTCATCATGTGTTGGGATTCTTCCTTCAATTGAGCCTGTAATATATTAGGCAATTACATACAAACTTCAAGTCTCTTAAGTTGAACTGAGTGTCTATACTCTAGattattagaaaatatagtAAACATTGCCCATTAGTATTAACAAT contains:
- the LOC101489691 gene encoding MADS-box protein SOC1, producing MVRGKTQMKRIENATSRQVTFSKRRNGLLKKAFELSVLCDAEVALIVFSPRGKLYEFASSSITGSIERYRSHTRTNNTSTPASVDQNTQAQLKEESQHMMKKIDLLEASKRKLLGQGLGSCSLDELQKIEQQLERSISSIRTKKNQIFREQIEQLKEKEKTLIAENIRLSEKYDKFSQPAKKDERENLHEPFAESSPRSDVETELFIGLPETRTWRISPKI